One stretch of Acidobacteriota bacterium DNA includes these proteins:
- a CDS encoding putative toxin-antitoxin system toxin component, PIN family, with translation MIVVLDSGIWISGFHFGGIPLAALDQAFIYDHIAICEEIITEVSTIMVSKFGWTERHVHSALRSYLAGAKHVTMKGDLTGVCRDPKDDMLFECAVRAKAEIIVSGDKDVLEVGEYRGIRVITARQYLTK, from the coding sequence GTGATCGTTGTTCTGGATTCAGGCATCTGGATTTCAGGATTTCATTTCGGGGGAATACCGCTCGCGGCGTTAGATCAAGCCTTTATCTACGACCATATCGCGATTTGTGAAGAAATCATTACAGAGGTATCCACGATCATGGTGTCTAAATTTGGCTGGACAGAAAGACATGTTCATTCGGCCTTGCGGAGCTATTTGGCTGGAGCAAAGCACGTCACAATGAAAGGCGATCTCACCGGCGTGTGCCGCGATCCGAAAGACGACATGCTTTTTGAGTGCGCCGTGCGTGCAAAAGCGGAAATCATCGTCTCCGGCGACAAGGACGTTCTGGAAGTCGGCGAATATCGGGGCATTCGTGTCATCACCGCTCGGCAATACTTAAC